DNA sequence from the Flavobacteriales bacterium genome:
CTGGCGCTACTTCCGGATCGATGGCACTCCGGAACGGGAGGAGCATTATCAAGATGCCAAATCCGTCACCGAGACCAATGTCAAAACCGGAACCTGGATATACTACAATGAAGCCGGTTCAATCATCAGGCAGGAGATTTACGAAAAAGGGAAACTTCTGGAAAGTCGTTTTGAGGATTGATGTTTTTTTCCTTCATTTGACTATCGATTAAACCAATCATTTTCTTCAAACCAAGCCCTTACTAACGGATAAGGCAAAATAATCTAACATCATGATAAGGATTCTATCTATTGACGGAGGTGGAATACGTGGTATCCTACCCGGGCAGATTCTGGTGGCCCTTGAGAAAAAACTCCAGATAAAATCAAAAAACGAGAAGGCTCGCATCGCCGACTATTTCGACCTGATTGCAGGCACAAGTACCGGTGGTATTCTTACCTGTGCCCTGCTTGCACCGGACACCATCGACCCAAGTCGGTCTAAGCTNNNNNNNNNNCACAGCGGAAGAAGCTGTTAACCTATACCTGCTTCGTGGCGGTGACATCTTTAAAAAATCCGCCAGGAAAAAGTTTACCGGTTTGTTCGGCCTGACCGATGAAGTATATGACGAAAAAAATATTGAAAAGGTCCTGAATGATGTTTTTGACAAGGCCAAACTCAGCGAACTACGTAAGCCCTGCCTTATCACATCCTATGACATTTTCAGACGTAAAGCGCATTTCTTTACGCAACATGATGCAAAGCAATGGCCTGCCGCTGACTATTCAGTAGTCGATGTATGCAGGTCTACCTCCGCTGCTCCGACCTATTTCGAAGTGAACAAGGCAGTATCGGAAACCGGTGTAGAGTATCCGTTAATAGACGGTGGCGTATTTGTAAATAATCCTGCGCTGTGCGCATATGCAGAAGCACGTACCCTGTTCCCGAAAAACGGAGATGGAAATATGGTGACGGCGAAAGACATGTTCATCCTCTCCCTTGGAACTGGAACCAAAAAGAAAGCATACGAATACAAAAAGGCCAAAGATTGGGGCAAGATAGAATGGATATCCCCTTTGATCGATATCATGATGAGCGGCGTTTCGGAAACCGTTGACTTCCAGCTCCGCCAGATTTACGACGCAATCGATCTTCCGAATCAATACGTGCGAATCCAACCCACACTTGGTGACGCCAGCACGGAAATGGATGACGCCGAAGGTGAAAACCTGCATGCCCTTCGGATGGCAGGCACGGAAAGCGCAGAAGCCAATAACGATACTCTGGACAGGATCGTAGATACCCTGATCGCTCAGGAAGAGTCCAGCGTTGCAGCCAAAGCCAAGCCTTCCCTAGACGCATAGCCCCTCCGGAAAGCCTTATCCAGGGCGGCTTGTTGATAACTTAACACAAAATCCCGTTCAAAAAGTGAACGGGATTTTGTATTTTGCGTATATACCGTCAAATATCAATTCATGAAGCAATTTTTTATCGGCCTTTTCTTTTTGTCTTGTGCGTCTTTAGGCCATGCACAATCGTGGGAGTGTGGTTATGTTGATCTTGGAAAAGGCATTCTTGAACAACCCTTGCTTCTAAACCGAACGGAGTCCGCCTTTTCTTATCAGGCCGTTGATAGCGTAAACACCTCCATATTCGAAATGATACAAAATGCGATTCCCCCTTATGACGAAATTCTTGACATTGAATTCGGGGCCACTACCTTCATTTATACCATGGACGGCGGAGCGATCGTTTTCAGAAAATGTAAAGCAAGTGCTACAAACAAAACCGCATCCACCGGTACCGGTGGGCTGAGCGAATAAATATTTCCTCACTCGTTGAAAAAGGATGCATATACGTGCATCCTTTTTTTATTTCATCCCATCCATTTTGCTAATTTTAGTCCCCAATCATAATTGACTCAAACAAAACCACAACCATGAAGAAGATACTTTCACTTACCATCGGATTAGCCGTCATCACAGGTATTAATGTAAAGGCTCAGGATTTACCACAACCCAGTCCGGCAGCCAAGGTCGAACAACGGGTAGGACTTACCGATATTTCCGTATCCTACTCTTCTCCCGGAGTTAAAGGAAGGGTCATCTGGGGTGGACTGGTGCCTTACGGTGAGGTTTGGCGTACCGGTGCCAACAAAGCGACAGCCGTAACTTTCAGCGACGATGTGAAGGTGAATGGCAAAAATCTGAATGCTGGCACCTATGCCCTGTTCACCATTCCGGGTGAAAAAGAATGGACCATCATTCTCAGTTCCAATACCGAACAATGGGGTTCCGGTTCCTACAAACAGGAGGAAGATGCGCTGCGCTTCAATGTAAAACCCGGACAGGCATCTCAACGTGAACGCCTGACATTCACATTTGAGAACACTACGGAAAACACCACCCTTCTCACACTCCGTTGGGAAAAATTGTCTGTAGCTTTTCCGATCGTTACAGAAGTTGATGCCAAGGCCCAAAACAACATCAAGGAAGCATTGGCCAGTGCAAAAGCAGATGACTGGCAGGTATACAGAAACTCAGCCAGGTATTATCTTCAATCAGGAAACAGCCTGGATCAGGCACTTGAATGGGTAGACAAAGCTTTGACCATTAAGAACGATAACTGGTACACCCACGCCTTAAAAGGGGATATCCAGGCAGCCATGGGCAAGCATAAGGACGCCATTGCTTCCAACCAGAAAGCCATTGAGTTGGGTGAGGCTGAAGCGAAAGCAGACGGCAGCGAGTTTTCCTATAAAAAGGACCTCGAGGAAGAGATCAATAAGTGGAAGGCCAATCAATAAAATAACCGAACCGCCATCCGAAACGATGGCGGTTTTTTTCTATTGCAATTTGTCATGGAGTTCAGTTTAACCTCTGCCTTTAAACCAACAGGAGATCAACCTGAAGCAATCAGGCAACTCACCGAGGGGATTCGTCGCGGTGATCCTGCCCAGACCCTGCTTGGCGTTACCGGATCAGGGAAAACATTCACCGTAGCCAACCTGATTCAGGAGACGGGGCGGCCAACATTAATTCTGAGCCACAACAAAACCCTGGCTGCTCAACTCTATGGCGAGTTTAAAATGTTTTTCCCGAATAATGCGGTGGAATACTTTGTCTCCTATTATGATTACTATCAACCGGAAGCCTACCTCCCATCCACGGATACCTATATTGAAAAGGATCTCTCCATCAACGACGAGATCGAAAAGCTGAGACTCAGCACCACATCCGCCCTGCTTTCCGGTCGGCGTGATGTGATTGTGGTATCATCGGTATCGTGTATATACGGCATCGGAAATCCGGATGATTTCGGAGAGAATATCTCACATATCAAGAAAGGAGATGCCATTTCGCGCAACCAATTGCTGCACCAATTTGTTAATGCACTTTATGCCAGGACAGAGGCGGATTTTGAACGGGGCCATTTCAGGGTAAAAGGCGATACCGTGGATATCTACCCGGCATACGCAGACATCGCTTACCGGATACACTTCTGGGGTGATGAGATTGAGGCCATTCATTCGTTTGAACCCTCCACCGGGGCTAAGCTGGAGAATTTTGAGGAGATTAAGATTTACCCGGCCAACATCTTCGTGACCACAAAGGAGCGACTGCAACAGTCCATCTTCATGATCCAGGAAGACATGGTTAAGCAGGTAGAATACTTCAAGGAGACCGGTCGGAACCTGGAAGCCAAACGCCTGGAAGAAAGGGTCACCTATGACCTTGAAATGATGAGGGAATTGGGGTATTGCTCCGGAATTGAAAACTACTCCCGGTACTTTGACGGAAGATCAAGCGGCTCCAGACCCTTCTGTTTGATTGATTACTTCCCCGATGATTTCCTTCTCGTGGTTGACGAAAGCCACGTGACCATCCCGCAGATTCGGGGCATGTATGGTGGCGACCGTTCACGAAAGGAAAACCTCGTTGGTTACGGATTTCGTCTCCCTGCGGCCCTAGACAACCGACCG
Encoded proteins:
- a CDS encoding patatin-like phospholipase family protein produces the protein MIRILSIDGGGIRGILPGQILVALEKKLQIKSKNEKARIADYFDLIAGTSTGGILTCALLAPDTIDPSRSKL
- a CDS encoding patatin-like phospholipase family protein, with product TAEEAVNLYLLRGGDIFKKSARKKFTGLFGLTDEVYDEKNIEKVLNDVFDKAKLSELRKPCLITSYDIFRRKAHFFTQHDAKQWPAADYSVVDVCRSTSAAPTYFEVNKAVSETGVEYPLIDGGVFVNNPALCAYAEARTLFPKNGDGNMVTAKDMFILSLGTGTKKKAYEYKKAKDWGKIEWISPLIDIMMSGVSETVDFQLRQIYDAIDLPNQYVRIQPTLGDASTEMDDAEGENLHALRMAGTESAEANNDTLDRIVDTLIAQEESSVAAKAKPSLDA
- a CDS encoding DUF2911 domain-containing protein, with amino-acid sequence MKKILSLTIGLAVITGINVKAQDLPQPSPAAKVEQRVGLTDISVSYSSPGVKGRVIWGGLVPYGEVWRTGANKATAVTFSDDVKVNGKNLNAGTYALFTIPGEKEWTIILSSNTEQWGSGSYKQEEDALRFNVKPGQASQRERLTFTFENTTENTTLLTLRWEKLSVAFPIVTEVDAKAQNNIKEALASAKADDWQVYRNSARYYLQSGNSLDQALEWVDKALTIKNDNWYTHALKGDIQAAMGKHKDAIASNQKAIELGEAEAKADGSEFSYKKDLEEEINKWKANQ
- the uvrB gene encoding excinuclease ABC subunit UvrB, coding for MEFSLTSAFKPTGDQPEAIRQLTEGIRRGDPAQTLLGVTGSGKTFTVANLIQETGRPTLILSHNKTLAAQLYGEFKMFFPNNAVEYFVSYYDYYQPEAYLPSTDTYIEKDLSINDEIEKLRLSTTSALLSGRRDVIVVSSVSCIYGIGNPDDFGENISHIKKGDAISRNQLLHQFVNALYARTEADFERGHFRVKGDTVDIYPAYADIAYRIHFWGDEIEAIHSFEPSTGAKLENFEEIKIYPANIFVTTKERLQQSIFMIQEDMVKQVEYFKETGRNLEAKRLEERVTYDLEMMRELGYCSGIENYSRYFDGRSSGSRPFCLIDYFPDDFLLVVDESHVTIPQIRGMYGGDRSRKENLVGYGFRLPAALDNRPLKFEEFESLINQVVYVSATPAEYELEQSEGTVVEQIIRPTGLLDPIIEVRPCTTQVDDLLEEVNQVTERGERVLVTTLTKRMAEELSKYMADLNIRCRYIHSEVDTLDRVEILRDLRLGKFDVLVGINLLREGLDLPEVSLVAILDADKEGFLRSERSLTQTAGRAARNIRGKVIMYADKITDSMRKAIDETERRREKQMAYNEKHGITPTAITKSKEQIMQQSTLGRMSSPQAYVEPEERTNLAADPVLEYLSKPQWEDLIRKTRKQMEEAAKSLNFVDAARYRDELYALEEKFRKTESAGK